AGGTCGGCACCTGTGCGTCGAGGCTGGGCGCGGAGCCGACCGCGGCGCGGAAGGCAGTCGACCGTTCGTCGATCAGTCGCAGCAGAACGGGGAACTCGAGCGTCATTGTCACCCCGAATCTCTATCACTGCGTTCCGACAATCGGACAGCGATTTTCACAGCCGCCGTCGCGGGCGGACCCTCACCACCGCGGAGAAAGGAGCGCCGACAGCGCACCGGAGGCCTGCTGCGGTACCACCGCCTGCTGCACCCGGGACGAGGAAGCCCTCGACCCGGCCCAGAGCCCGGCCGAGGCGAAGGCCGCCGCCGGCTGCGCGTGCGGCAGCTGAGGCACCGACCGGACGGGAGGCCGGTGAGCACGGCGACGACGCCGGGCCGTGGTGCTGACCGGCGCACCGGTGTCCGGGTCAGCCCTTGGCGTCCTCGCCGTCCTCCTCGGAGGCCCAGCCCGACCCCGGCCAGCGTCGCCAGCCGGTTCGGCGGCACCAGGTCCACCTTCACCCGGCCCAGCCGGAATGCGGAGATCTCGTCCACCCGCTCCAGCGCCTTCGCCATGCTCGTGCCCGTCGTCCGCGTCGGCGGCCGGCGCAGCCGCTCCAGCTCCGACACCCGGCGTCCCTCCGGCACCTGCCACCAGGCCCCGGGCAGCGCGCTGTCCGCCCGCCTGGTCGCGTTCGCCACCGTGGCGTGCAGCCGCTTCTCCGCGACCGCCCGCACCTCGGCAACCTGCCGGGTCGGCACCGGCACCCCGGATAGCAGCACCTGGTGGCGCCGCAGCCACCCAACCGCCTGGTTGAACAGCGCCACCTGCCCCTCGGCGTGCGTCCACGCCCGCCCGTGCAGGAACGTGCGGAAATCCCGGCCCCACTCCGCCTCCTCGAACTGGTGGTAGCCGTAGGCGTCCCGGATCTTCCAGGCGTGCTCGTACGCCGTCGTCTGCCGCTCGGTCTACCGCTTCACCACCGAGGGGTCCTCGACGCCCAGGTGTTCGGCCACGTACGCGACCATTGGCCACGGCACGTCCAGCGGCCCTCCAGGAACAGCCCCAGGTACCGGACGGTGCACATCTGCAACGAGAAGCCCAGCCGGCTGTGTTCACCCCGCCGCTTCCCGATCAACCTCCCCTCCACGTCATCGAGGTAGCAGAACCGCTCCATCTCCGGGCGCGTCGGCTCCTCAACGAACCGTCCGTACGCCTCGGCCTGCTCATCAGTCAGAAACTCCACCGGCACGCGGCCGACGGTAATCCCCGGCCGACCCGCTCATACGATCTTCCGCCGAAACCCCGCCCCGAAGACGATCACCGTGGTAGGCGGCCCGATCGGACCTTAGCGCTAACAGCTGCTCCGTTGATCCCCGAGGCCTTATCCTGGGCGGCGTCCCCATACCGAGATCAGCGGCGCGAGGGTGAGGTCGAGCTCGCCGGCATCGATAGCCGCCAGATGCGCGTCGATCTCGGCGTCGTTGGCCAACCCAGCGGCGAGCAACTCGGCGCGGACCATGCGCACCGTCGCGGTCTCCAGCCGGTCGCAGGCTACCCCGCCGACCGGGAAGCAGCCGGCCGCCGTGACATCGACCAGGCCGGCCGCACGCAACACCCGCGGCAGCGTACGGCCGTAACGCAGGTCAGCGCCGCGGCGGGTCATCAACTCCCGGACAGCGCGCCGCAGCCGGTTGGCGCGCTGCTGTGCCGGGCCAACCTCATCGAGGCAGGCCAGCGGCTGCAGCTCGGTATCGGCGTCCTCGACCAACAGCCAGCCACCGGGGCGCAGCGCCGCCACCATTGTCGCCAACGCCCGGGCCCGGTCGGGCACGTGGACGAGCACGAGCCGGGCGTGTACCAGGTCGAACGTGCCTGGCTGCGGCGGCGGGTCCCCGACGATGTCGTGCCGGAGCACCTCGTACCCGCCGTGCGGGTCCAACCAGGCCGGATTGATGTCCGTGGCCAGCACGTAACCGGTTGGTCCGACGGCCGTGGCGAGTGCCTCGGGAATGCTGGGGCCTCCGGCACCGACTTCCCAGCAGCGCCAGCCCGCCTTCACTCCGAGCCGGTCGAAGTGTCCCCGTGTGACACCGTCGAACAGCTCGGCCAGCCAGGTGAACCGCTCGCCCGCCTCCACCCGGGCGTTGTCGAGCAAGTAGCGGTGACCCGGGGCAGACCCAGGGGTGTGCGGCGATGGGGGGCCGGACCCCGCACCGGCAGTATTCACCGCCCCGCCTGAGGTTGTGTCCGGCTCGGACCCGGGGTGAGCGAGGGGCTGCGATGAACTCATGCCTACATCCTCACGACCTTCCGCGTGCTGTGTCAGCGCGACATGGAATGAAACCAGACGGCCTCCGGGCCTGGTGGATCGGACCAGATTTTGGCACCGCGCCACTACAAAACGAATGCGGTCGAAGTACGCCAAAAACGCGCCGACCGCAGGCGCACGGTGTGGGGCCCCACCCCGGACCGGTTCCAGAATGCAGACTGTGCGGCGTCTGAAGAACGCGCCATCGCCCTCATAGACAGCTGCTCGTCGCCTGTGGTGACGTCAAAAGCAGCTGCCGGTGTGTGCGCGCTGCGGGTCGCGTGGTGCCATCGCCGCTCGGCAAGAGCGTCCACGCAAGCAGACCTTGCTGGAACAGCCGAGAGCGGCGGTCCGTGGCGTGCCTCTGTTCCCGCAGGGCATCTGGCTTCCGGCGTCATGTCTTGGTGGTGGCTGCCATCCAGCCTTCGGTCCAGGCGCTGGAGGACGTCATGCTGAAGCCAGGCCGCCCACCACGGACCGTCTCGGCGCTGGCCGCGCGAGTGGGAGCCGTTCGACAGCTTTGCTCAGGGCCGGCAGCCCGGCTGCTCACAGGCGGGTCGCCTCGCCAGCCACTAGACCGGTGTCCTGGAGAATCAGCCCGACGGTCTCGGGCAGTGTGCTGCTCTCGTTGATGATCGTCTCCGTTGCGCCGGGGAGGATGTCCTGCTCGAGGTACCACTGCCGCATGTCATCGGGGCCGAACCGGGTGTGCTGAGGCCGCGTCTCGTGTCTGCGGAGCGTCTCTTCCCAGGAAGCGTCCAGGTAATAGCCACGGCTTGTGCCTCGATGATCGCGAAACAGCGCTTGCAACATCTCTCCGTAGCGGCTCCGGGCGAGGATGCCCTCGAGGATGACGTGATGGCCGGCGTTCAGGGCGTGGCGGCACATGACGTCGAGCAGCCCGATGTTCACGCCGCCAGGCTCGTCGAGCTCGCGCAGGATCTCGCGGCGTACCATGTCCTGACCGATGAGGGCCATGCCGCGCTGGCCGTACGTTTCCCGCACGGTCCGGGCCACAGTGGACTTGCCGGATCCGGAGTTGCCGCGGATCACGATCAAGACCGTGTTCGGTGAGCCAGTGAGCACCGTACGACGGTACAGGGTCGCCGCCGGCATTGAGGGCTCGGCGCTCGGGTCGCCGTCACCAGGGGCACGCAAGGACCCGCTCGCATAGAGCAACCGGCTGAGGGCCGCTGCGGACGCCAGCGGTGAAGACATCACACGCCAGGCTTGACGGTGGACGTCTAGCGCCTCTGGAAGGCGTCTTGGCGGACGTGGTGTGACGGACGCAGCCTGGCGTCGCGCTCGTAAGGCGCCCTCAGGTGATTGCGGTCGATGAGGCGGGTCGGCCTAGCCGGAGCTCTGTTCACCGTGCAGGGTTCGGCTCAGCGATCACCGAGGCGCAGTGGGGCGCCAGCTTCGGAATCGCCGGCATTTGGTCCACGGTCGCCGGCCCGCGCGACAAGACGCTGTCCCTGCTGCCCTACTTCGCCGGGGTGCGCATCGCCGAAGTCGTCGGCCTCGACCTGGCCGACGTCCGTCTCTCGGCCCGTAAAGGCGAGTTGCGGATCTGCGGCAAGGGCCGCGATAGCGGCAAGATCCGCCATCTGCCCGTCCACTCCGACCTACGCCAGGCACTTCAGGACTGGCTCCACGCCCGCGCCGACTGGAATGGCGCCGGCACTACCGCGGTGTTCCTCAACCACCGCGGCGGCCGCATCGGCGGGAGATCGGCTGCTGACCGTACCCATGAGTCGCGAGAGGGGTGCCGGGCGGAGGCTCCGGATCGGTGGGCCATGCACATGGAGCGCCCGGTGCATGGAGACATGCAAGCCGGGGACGGCCTGGCTTTCCGAGCGACCGGTCGCGCCGGAAATGTCTATCGAAGGTGTGACGCATCCGTAGGCTGGTCCGCGACAGGCTCGGCACATGAACATCACACGCGCTCTGGCGGCGGCAGTCACGCTGGTGGCCTTCTGCCAGTCTGCCGCCACAGCCGCTGCCAGGGAAGGCACTCTGAGCTGGGCTGACTGCCCGGGAGGTGGCGGCGCCATGGGCATGCGCTGCGCCACAATGCGGGTTCCGGTGGACTGGTCGAAGCCCGGCGGCCGCACGATCGAGCTCAAGCTGGGCCTGCTGGCCGCCACCGGATCCCGCCCGGCCAAGGGGACGGTGCTGGCCAACTTCGGCGCGGGCGCACCGGGGATCGCCTACCTTCGCGACGTGCCAGGCGTGTCGACCGCGTTCACGCAGCTCCGGCAGAGCATGGACATCGTCACCTGGGACCCGCGCGGCTACACCAACGGCTACAGCACGCCCCTGCCCTGCCAGATCAAGAGCAAGACCGATCCCGAGCTGCCTGACGATCAGGCGGGATTCGACAGAATCGCGGCTGGCAACCGGGCGGACGCCGCCCCTTGCCACGATCCCGATCCCCAGCTGTTCGACAGCATCGGCTCGGTCACGCACGCCCGCGACATGGAGGCGATCAGACGCGCCCTCAGCGAGTCAAAGATCAATCTCTTCATGGGCTCGTACGGCGGCACCTTCGGGCAGGCGTACGCTCACCTGTTCCCGAAGCGCATCCGGACCATGGTCCTGGACGGGACAGGCAACATGAGCGATCCGGAAAAGGAGAACGCGGCCCGGGCGCGCGACAGCGAGCGGCGGCTGCGGCGATTCATCGCGTGGTGCGCGGACGAGCCCTCCTGCGTGCTGCGGGGCAAGGACGTACCGCGCCTGTGGCAGGATCTGGTGGCGCAGGCGGACCGTGCGCCGCTCCAGCCCGGCGGCTTCGACGGCGTCAAACTGCAGGACTACCTCGGACAAGCGCTGATCTCCCAAGGACCCGAGCGGTGGCCGGCCATCGCCGAGGCCATCGCCGCCGCCGGACGTGGCGACGCGTCCAAGTTCGCCGCCTTCCCCGCGCTCGGTGGACCGAGCCCGGACGTCATCGCGTGTCAGGACATGCCGCGACCTGCCAACTATGCCGCGCTGAAGGCTGTCATGAAGCGGCTGCGCGCCGTCGCGCCCAACACCGGGACGGGTGGCACGACGGTGACCAGACTTCGCTGCCTCGGCTATCCATCGCCGGTGACCTTCCCCACCGGGCCGCTGCCCGAGACCGTGCCGCCGCTGCTCGGCGCGGGCACCTGGGTTGACTTCCCGGGCACCGAGCGGGTCGTCCGCCAGGTACGGGGAAGCCGGACGATCTACCATGACGGGCCGGGCCACGAGATCTACCTCTCTGGCAACGCCTGCGTCACGGAGAAGGTGAACGCCTACTTCGTCGACAGGATCCTCCCTGCTCCCGGGACCGAATGCTGATGCCCAGGTTTGCCCTGGCAGGCGGGTGTGGCCCAGGGTGAGCTGCATGCCATTTGAGCACAGAGGCCGGCTCCGGACGTTCCGCATGCCTGCGGGCACCCGTCGCCTTCCGCAGCCCACCCGCCGGCCGGCGGACGGGAGCCGCCGCCCGCGAAGGTGGCGGCTTCTGCCGGTGATCCCAGGCATCCCGTCGATGGCTGCGGATGCCCTGCTGGCGCTCGCCTCCGCGATCGCCGTCTACGCGGCGGCGAGCTGGGAGCGGGCACTGTGGGACCTGAGCGGGGCGAGTGGAGGAGTCACCGCGCCGCCTGTGCCAGGTGGGCCGGGCGTGGGCATTCCCCTGGTGCTGGCCGCCTTCAGCGTGGGCGTGGCCGCGCCGCTGGCGCTGCGGCGCCGGTTCCCGGTGGGCGTGGCGCTCGTCTCGGTAGCGGTGGCACTGCTCGGCACGGGGGTGCCTGGATGGCCGGGGCGGCTGGTGGCGGCCGTCGCGCTCTGCTCGGCCACCTATCATCGGCCACGGCAAGCCCCTGTCCTGCTTCTCCTGTCCGTGGCATCGACCCTGACGCCGGTCTTGTTCGCCACCCCGCTCCCGGGCGGCGCCTGGCCGCCCGGCTTTCCCGTCCGGGTCAGCCCCACACCCTTGGCGCAGGGCGTGCTGATCGCCGTCGCGCCGATCGCTGTCGGATACGCGTTGCGCCTGCACCGGGAACGCGCCGAGCAACAGGTTCTGCTGCACCAGGCCCAGGCGGCCCGGGTCGTGGCCGAGGAACGGGCCTGGATCGCCAGGGAGATCCACGACGCCGTCGGCCACCACCTGACCGCGATCCGCATGCAGGCGAACGCCGCCCGCCACGTCCTGCCCGACGCGCCTCCACCGGCCGTACGCGCCCTCGGCACGGTGGCGGATCTGTCCGCCTCCGCGTTACGCGACGTACGCCTGCTCCTGGCGGCGTTGCGCGACGAACACCGGCCCACCGGCGTCACCCTCGCCGACGTACCCGCACTCGCCGACCGGCTGTCGGCCCCCGGCTGCCGCGTTCACGTCACGATCGACCGGCACGGAGCGGCCGGCACCCTACCCGCCCTGGTCGACCACGCCGGCTACCGCCTCGCCCAGGAAGCCCTGACCAACGCGGTGCGGCACGCCGCCGCGACCCGCGTGGACGTGCGGATCCACCAGGACCTGGACACCGTGACGATCATCGTCGAGGACGATGGCCAGGACCGCCCGCCGTCCAGCCGCCCTTTGGCCGGGAGCGGCCTGCGCGGCATGCGGGAACGCGCCCACCTGCTCGGCGGACGGCTCGACATCGGCCCCCGCCCCCCGCACGGCTGGCGCGTCGAGGCCGTCCTGCCCACCCACAGCGGAGGATGACATGACGATCCGGACACTGATCGCCGACGACCAGCCCGAGGTCCGCTCCGCGCTGCGGCTCGTCCTCGACGCCGAGCCGGACATCGAAGTGGTCGCCGAGGCGGGCGACGGATCCCAGGCCGTGCGCGCGGCGCACCGGCATCGACCCGACGTCGTCATCATGGACATCCGCATGCCGCTCATGGACGGCCTGGCCGCCATCGAAACCCTCACCGGCGCGGGTACCGTACCCACGATCATCGCCCTGACCACGTTCGACCTCGACGAGTACCTGTTCGGCGCGCTCCAAGCAGGAGCTGCCGGATTCCTGCTCAAGGACACAGACCCGCGCCTGCTGCTCGACGCCGTCCGCGCGGCCCACCAGGGCCACGGACTCATCGATCCCCAGGTGACCAGACGGCTGATCCACCGCTTCGCCGCCCTCAGCCCCAAACCGGTCACCCCGGCGTACGACCAACTCACCGCCCGCGAGCGGGAAGTGCTCCACCACCTGGCGCAAGGGCTCAGCAACGCCGAGATCGCCCGAGAACTCTGGATCGAGGAGGGCACGGTCAAGACGCACGTCAACCGCATCCTCGCCAAGCTCCGCCTGCGCACCCGCGTACACGCCGTGATCTACGCCCACCGGCATCGCCTCTGACCCCTGCATGCGGCCGAGCACGCGGCAGCGGCAACCACGTGACGGATCATCGTGGCTGAACGGGCCTACTTGATGCGGCCGTGCAGGAGTTCGACCAGTGTCGCGTGAGTCCGCTCGATCGGCCGGTCCGGATACAGGGCGCGACGCTCGATGGCAACCGTCAGGACCATGCCGAACACGGCCGTCGCCGCCGTCTCCACGTCCAGGTCGGCCCGGATCTCGCCGTTCGCGACGGCCCTGCGCAGCACGTTCGCGTAAACGCTGAGCGCGCTCTGGCGCAGCCGTGCCACCGCCTCCTGCCACACCGTGCGCCACATCTCGGCCAGCAGCACCCGCGCGAAGGCCCCGTGCTCCTCGAAGAACCTGAGCTGGCCGAGCACCACCGAGTCGAGCGCGTCCAGCGCGCTCTCCCCGGTGTCGGCGCCGGCCAGCGCCTCGGCGAGCTTGCTGATCGAGTGCTCCAGCAGCGCCTCGAACAGCCCCTCCTTGCTGCCGAAGTTGTAGAACACGGTGCCCTTGGCCACCCCGGCCCGCTCGGCGATGGCATCGACCGTGGTGGCCGCGTACCCCAGCTCGGCGATCAGCTCCACAGCCGACCTGAACACCTTCAGCCGTGTGTCCTGCCGGCTCCCGCGTCTGGCGATGCGCTCGCTCCCCTCGCTCACAGGCCCTCCTTCGTCAGGCCTGTGAGCGAAACGCTGCTGTGCCTATTGGTTCGCTCGCTCCGCTCGCTCACAGTGCCAGCTCCGGGTGCAAGCGCTTGACGGACCAGATGCGGCCACGCTCCACGGCGAGCGTGGTGAGCGCGAGCCCGAGTACGAGGAAAGCCGACAGCACGCCGCAAGCCTGCCACACCACGGTCGGATCGCCACCGCTGATCAGCCTGCGCAATGCCGACACCGTCCAGCTCATCGGCAGCCACGGCGAGATCGTCTGGAAGAACCCGGGCGACGTCTCGATCGGGTACGTCCCGGCGGCGGAGGTGAGCTGCAGCATCAGCAGCGCCAGCGCCACGACCCGCCCGGGCGGGCCGAGCAGCGCGTTCACCGCCTGCACGACCGCCATGGAAGCGGCCGCCGCGAGCAGCAGCAGCCCGATGACCCCGGCCCAGTGCGCGGCCTGCAGCCCGAGCCCGAAGCGCAGCACCGCCACCAGCACGCCCACCTGCGCCGCCCCGAGCGCCGCCCCCGGCAGCCAGCCCGCCAGTGCGATCCGCACCGCGCCCGTGGTGCCCGCCAGCCGCCGCTGGTTCAGCGGTTTCAGCACCATGTACGCGATCATCGCACCGACCCAGAGCGACAGCGGCAGGAAGAACGGCGCGAAGCCGGTGCCGTAGTTGGGCACCTCGTTGTCGACGGTCTTGGCCAGCCGGACCGGGTCGCTCATCACGTCCGCGCGGGCGTCGCGCTGCTCCTTGTCGTAGTCGGGTATCCGGGCGGCGCCGTCGCCGAGCCCGCCCGCCAGCTCCTTCGATCCCTCGGCGAGCTTGGTCACGCCCTTGTCCACCTGGCCCGCGCCGTCGTGGAGCCGATCCACGCCGGTGCGCAACTCGCTCGCGCCGTCGCTCAGCCTGACCAGCCCGCCGTTCAGCCGGCCGATACCGTCGGTGACCTGGCGGGAACCATCGGCCAGCGCGGTCGCGCCCTGGTAGAGCCGGTCCACGCCGGTAGCGGCCGCGCCGAGGCTCGCGTGCACCTTCGCGGTGCCGCCGGCCAGCTTGCCCAGGCCTGCGTCCAGGGCGTTGAGCTGGTCCCTGGCGTGGTCCAGCCTGGAGCCGAGCCCGGGCGCCGCGGCCGCGATCTCGCGAGCCTGCTTCGCCAGCTCCCGCGCCTGGTTCCTCAGGTCCGCGACGGCGTCGGCGTCGCTTCCCGTACCGCTGCCTGCGCTCGTCCGGGCGGCGTCCTTGGCTCGGTCCGCTTCAGCGGCGGCCCGTCGCGCGGCGGCTGCCGTGTTCCGCAGCAGTTCGCGCACCTGGGGGTCGGCGTCCGCGCCGAGGCGGTCGATCGCGGCCTGTGCCTGCGAGCTCGCCTCCCTGGCGCTGTCGGCCGCGCTGCTCGCCTGGGCGTTCGCCACGCGGACGCTGTCCGCACTCGTCGAAGCGGCGCCGGTCGGTCCGCCGCCGGCGGCGACCTTGTCGGCGGCGGCGGCGACCGCCTCGGCGGCCTCGGAGATCTTTGGGCCCCATTCGTCCAGGACGGGGACGTACGTGTCGGCGAGCTGGTTGATCGTGCGGGTCTGAGCGTGGACCTGCTGGTATGCCTGCCTCGCGCCGGAGCTGAGCGGAGCAGTTCCCTGCGTGTGGAGCTTGTTCAGGCCGTCGCGCAGTTGCCCGATCGCCTGCTGCGCCTGCGTGAGGCCCCGCGTGACCTGGGCCGAGCCGTCACGCAGTCGGACCGTGGCGGTGTTGGCGCTGCCCAGGCCGGCGGAGAGCCGCCGAGCGCCGTTCTCGGCCGTGCCCAGGCCGCTGCTGAGCCGGGAGACGCCGTCACCGAGTCGCACGGCGCCGTCGTGCAGCTTGTCCGCGCCGTCGGCGGCCTCCGTCGTCTTGTCGTGGATGTCGCCGATCGAGACGAAGACGTTGTCGAAGTAGTCGTGGATCGCCGTGCGCTCGGCCGCCGCCCGTACCTCGTTGAACACCGCGTCCGAGACGCTGCCCATGACGTAGCTGCGGCCCGTGTCCACGCGCAGCCCGAGCCGCGCCGGGCTCGGAGCGGCGTCATCGTCGGCGGGTGAGGCCAGCTTGGCGCTGAAATCGGCGGGCACGGTCAGCGACAGATAGAAGGTGCCGTCCGCGACCCCGTCGGCCGCTTCCCGCGCGGTGGCCTCGTGCCAGCCGAACACGTCGCGCTTCAGCAGCTCGGAGGCCAGGTCGCGGCCCGCGTGCAGGGTCTTCCCCGCGGCTTGGGCCGGTTGGTCCTCGACGACCAGCGCGACCGGCACACGTTCCAGATTGCCCTGCGGGTCCCAGAACGACCACAAATACAATCCCGCGTACAGGAGCGGCAGCAACACCACCGCCGCCAGCGCCGCCCGTGTCAGCCGCGACCGCAACAGGCCCTTCACGACAGCTCCACGAGCTGGTCGAAGCGGGCGGGCGGCGCCACGCAGGCGGCCACCACCGTCTGGTCCAGGTCGCGCAGCAGGTCCCACAGCGCCTGCTGCCGCTCGGCGGGCAGCCCCGCGTCCACGTTGTCAGCGACGATCACCTCCGGCTCGTCCAGCAGCGCGAGCGCGACGCCCAGCCGCACCTGCTGCTCCCGGTCCAGTTCCCGCGCCGGCACCCGCTCCTGGCCCGCCAGCCCGACCCGCTCCAGAACCTCCTGGTCCGGCCGGCGCCGCCGCTCCCCCAGGTGTTCCCCGGCCGTCAGCGACCGGTCCAGATCGGTCACGCCGTCGACCAGCGCCAGCGCCACGGCTTTGCGGATGGCGCGGCGCCTGACGTGCCCGGCGACGTTCAGAGTGCCTTTCGTGGGCTTCATCCGCCCGGCCAGCGTCAACAGCAGGCTCGTCCGCCCGCTTCCCGCCGAACCCGCGACCACCGTGAGCGTGCCGGCCCCGGCCTTCAACGAGACCTGCGGATACACGCCTTCGACCGCCAGCCCCTCCGCAATGATCAACTCGACTCCTCTATCTTTGTACTGACCAGTCAGTACAAAGATAGACCCAGGCAGAAGACCGCGCTCCAGGAGATGTGGTGGCATTCGTCACCTTCAAGCACAGGTGCAGGCCCGCCACGACGCCTCAGAGCGCGGTCGTTCCCCTCGCCTCGGGGCTATCGGTTCTCTACGTCCGGCGCATGCGGACGATGTCTGTTCCGTTCGGCGAGCTCACGACGTCGATGCGAACGCCGGCCGTCGCGTCCGTGAAGGACTGCGCCGGCTGGTGGGCGGCGTCGTCGAGCGGCGCGCAGCCGGACCCCGGCGTGGAGCCGGGCGTGGCGTCCAGGACGCGCAGGGGCCCGTTTCCGGTCGGCGTCGCGGAGTCGACCTTGTAGATCAGTACGCCGGAGGAGCACGCGGTGGAGTCGAGCCCTTCGGCCCTGCGCGATTCGGCGACATAAGCCGTCGTGGGACCGGTACGGACGACGGCCGGCTTGGTACCGCCCCGTGGGTCTCCCCCGCGAAGGCATAGAGATCGGGAAGCCCGAAGATGTGGCCGGTCTCGTGGTCGAGGACCTTGAAGCCCCAGCGCCCTCCAGTAGCCCCCCTGGGGATCACCGCGTAGCCGCATCAGGCCGCGCGGGCTTCATCACGCTGCTGCACGAGGCCGCCGTCGGCGACATCATCCGCGTCGCCGACCCCGCCCGCTCGTTCCGCATCGCGGCGCGCTTGCGCTGGCGGCCGGCCGGCGACGGTTTGGCGAGCTCGGCCAGGTAGCCGGACCGGTGCGGCGTTCAGCCGGCCGATCTCCTCGCCGTGGTGGGCGGCGCAGTTCTCGCGTCGCCCGTTCCGGACGGCCGGCCTCCGACTGGGGAGCTCAGTTGCCTTCGGACAGTCGGGCGTCCCATGCGGCCAGCACCTGCTGTTCCTTCTCGCCGGCGAGGCCGAGTGGCGGGGCGCCGGGCGCGGTGCGGACCTCACCGCCTGACCGCAGCCACTGCCAGGTGTCTCGGACGGAGTCGCCGAACGGGCGGGTGCGCAGTCCTGCTGCTTTCGCTGAAGCGCCGGACACGGCCCAGAAACCGGCGGTGTCCGGTACGTCCGGGATCCACAGGGGAAGCTCGGCCCATGGCAGCACCCCTTGCGATAGCAGGAAACCCTCATCCACCCACACAGGGTCGGCGTCCGAACCAGTTGCCTGCACACAGCCGCCGACCAGCCGGCCCATCGTGGTGTTCGGCCCGTCCGGGACGACATTGTGGATGCCGCCTGCCTGCGCCTCGACCTGGTCCAGGACGAAGGCCGAGAGATCACGCACGTCGATGAGTTGCAGGCCGCGCCCCGGGTCGCCGGGCGCGATCACCCGGCCGCCCTCGGCGATTCTGGTGAGCCACCACGGCAGCTGGCCCAGGTTGTCGTGCGGTCCCACGATCGACCCGGCGCGCGCGACCAGGCTGGCGTCAAGCCCGTAGGTCTGCTCGACCGCCAGTTCGCAGCCGCGTTTGTGAACGCGCAATTTCTCGAGGTCGGCAGGGTCGCCGTCCTGGTCCGGGACGCCAGGCCAGGTCGCGGCCGACTCGTCCAGCGAAGCAGTGTTCCAGGCCTGGTAGACGCCGGTGGTCGAGACGAACGCGTAGAAGGGGGCGCAGCCGGCCATTGCCTGTGCGGTGCGCAGGACGTGCGCCGGCACCTGGCCGCCCGGGTCGATGACCGCATCGAAGCTCCGCCCGGCGAGTACCTGGACACCCTCGTCTGTGGACCGGTCGCCGCGAAGCGCCTCGACGCCGTCGATGTCCTTGCCGGTCAGCCCGCGGTTGAAGGTCGTGATCTCGTGTCCCCGGCCGAGGGCGTCGCCCACGATGGTGCGTCCGACGAACGACGTTCCGCCAATGACCAGTAATCTCATGTTTCTACCTTCTGGTCGCCCGTTGACAACAGATGTTGTCGCCCGCATCATGGTGGTGTCGTAAACAAATGTTGTCAAGGGGTCGCCGTGCGAGACACGTCCGACGCGCAACGCGCCGATTTGACCACCGCCGTTGAGCAGCTTGCGTGGACCGCGGTGCGGGAAATGTTGCAGCTCAAACCGGATGCGGGGCCTGGCTCCGATGCGCCGGACGCGGACGTGCGGCAGATGTGGCTGGCCACGCTGACCTCATTGCTGGCGATCCGCGACAGCGCGGACCAACTTGCGGCGTCCGCCGCGCTGTCGGCGGCACAGTACGGCGCCGACTATCCCGCGATCGGGGACGCGGCCGGGATGACCAGGCAAGGCGCCCGGCGCAAGTGGCCGGGGCTGGCCGGGCTGAGTGATGAACGACAGCGCAAGCTCACCTGGTGGAAGCGCCGCGGAGACCAGTTCGCGCAGTGTGTCCGTGCCGTACTCATGGCATCAGAGGAGACATCAGAACAAGCGCCACGCCTAGCCGCCCTTCGCAACCGGCTCGACGAGATCGAGCAGACATCGCCGGCGCAACGCCTCGACGTCTTCGACATGGCGCTGGTGGACGCGCATGCGGTGGCGGTGGGTGCTCCCTCGCCTGTCGAGCGCACCGCGGCGCGTGCGAACGGGCTGCTCGCGGCGTTGACTGCTGACGCGTACGCGGCCGTGAACAGCCATTCGTCCCTGGTGATCCGCGA
The Nonomuraea helvata genome window above contains:
- a CDS encoding response regulator transcription factor, translating into MTIRTLIADDQPEVRSALRLVLDAEPDIEVVAEAGDGSQAVRAAHRHRPDVVIMDIRMPLMDGLAAIETLTGAGTVPTIIALTTFDLDEYLFGALQAGAAGFLLKDTDPRLLLDAVRAAHQGHGLIDPQVTRRLIHRFAALSPKPVTPAYDQLTAREREVLHHLAQGLSNAEIARELWIEEGTVKTHVNRILAKLRLRTRVHAVIYAHRHRL
- a CDS encoding methyltransferase domain-containing protein; the protein is MLDNARVEAGERFTWLAELFDGVTRGHFDRLGVKAGWRCWEVGAGGPSIPEALATAVGPTGYVLATDINPAWLDPHGGYEVLRHDIVGDPPPQPGTFDLVHARLVLVHVPDRARALATMVAALRPGGWLLVEDADTELQPLACLDEVGPAQQRANRLRRAVRELMTRRGADLRYGRTLPRVLRAAGLVDVTAAGCFPVGGVACDRLETATVRMVRAELLAAGLANDAEIDAHLAAIDAGELDLTLAPLISVWGRRPG
- a CDS encoding DUF4158 domain-containing protein, with the protein product MRDAYGYHQFEEAEWGRDFRTFLHGRAWTHAEGQVALFNQAVGWLRRHQVLLSGVPVPTRQVAEVRAVAEKRLHATVANATRRADSALPGAWWQVPEGRRVSELERLRRPPTRTTGTSMAKALERVDEISAFRLGRVKVDLVPPNRLATLAGVGLGLRGGRRGRQGLTRTPVRRSAPRPGVVAVLTGLPSGRCLSCRTRSRRRPSPRPGSGPGRGLPRPGCSRRWYRSRPPVRCRRSFLRGGEGPPATAAVKIAVRLSERSDRDSG
- a CDS encoding AAA family ATPase, which codes for MLTGSPNTVLIVIRGNSGSGKSTVARTVRETYGQRGMALIGQDMVRREILRELDEPGGVNIGLLDVMCRHALNAGHHVILEGILARSRYGEMLQALFRDHRGTSRGYYLDASWEETLRRHETRPQHTRFGPDDMRQWYLEQDILPGATETIINESSTLPETVGLILQDTGLVAGEATRL
- a CDS encoding sensor histidine kinase gives rise to the protein MAADALLALASAIAVYAAASWERALWDLSGASGGVTAPPVPGGPGVGIPLVLAAFSVGVAAPLALRRRFPVGVALVSVAVALLGTGVPGWPGRLVAAVALCSATYHRPRQAPVLLLLSVASTLTPVLFATPLPGGAWPPGFPVRVSPTPLAQGVLIAVAPIAVGYALRLHRERAEQQVLLHQAQAARVVAEERAWIAREIHDAVGHHLTAIRMQANAARHVLPDAPPPAVRALGTVADLSASALRDVRLLLAALRDEHRPTGVTLADVPALADRLSAPGCRVHVTIDRHGAAGTLPALVDHAGYRLAQEALTNAVRHAAATRVDVRIHQDLDTVTIIVEDDGQDRPPSSRPLAGSGLRGMRERAHLLGGRLDIGPRPPHGWRVEAVLPTHSGG
- a CDS encoding alpha/beta fold hydrolase, with amino-acid sequence MNITRALAAAVTLVAFCQSAATAAAREGTLSWADCPGGGGAMGMRCATMRVPVDWSKPGGRTIELKLGLLAATGSRPAKGTVLANFGAGAPGIAYLRDVPGVSTAFTQLRQSMDIVTWDPRGYTNGYSTPLPCQIKSKTDPELPDDQAGFDRIAAGNRADAAPCHDPDPQLFDSIGSVTHARDMEAIRRALSESKINLFMGSYGGTFGQAYAHLFPKRIRTMVLDGTGNMSDPEKENAARARDSERRLRRFIAWCADEPSCVLRGKDVPRLWQDLVAQADRAPLQPGGFDGVKLQDYLGQALISQGPERWPAIAEAIAAAGRGDASKFAAFPALGGPSPDVIACQDMPRPANYAALKAVMKRLRAVAPNTGTGGTTVTRLRCLGYPSPVTFPTGPLPETVPPLLGAGTWVDFPGTERVVRQVRGSRTIYHDGPGHEIYLSGNACVTEKVNAYFVDRILPAPGTEC
- a CDS encoding DUF4158 domain-containing protein; amino-acid sequence: MPVEFLTDEQAEAYGRFVEEPTRPEMERFCYLDDVEGRLIGKRRGEHSRLGFSLQMCTVRYLGLFLEGRWTCRGQWSRTWPNTWASRTPRW